The Cydia fagiglandana chromosome 4, ilCydFagi1.1, whole genome shotgun sequence genome has a window encoding:
- the LOC134663556 gene encoding myosin-VIIa-like isoform X2, with the protein MADRIQLSDLVWLKPENATEFDLPIAVKILNSSGDRIQVRDDDGKVFSTSVHNVLKPLHSSSVTGVEDMITLGELQEHTILRNLHVRYNQQLIYTYTGSMLIAINPYEILPIYTMDQIHFYQERGMGEIPPHIFAIGDNSYRELLDTASNQCIVISGESGAGKTESTKLLLQYLAAASGKHSWIEQQIQETNPILEAFGNAKTVRNDNSSRFGKYINIYFSNKGVIEGANIDQYLLEKTRIVFQSNGERNYHIFYSLVTGLAADEKKKLELGHPAEYNYLNSGNMLTADGRNDGVEFADIRSAFKVLNFPDNEVWGIFSLLAAILHLGNLKFKSFNFNNIESSEVSDAVNANRIAALLGVNKTKLCDALTRKTFVAHGDKVISTLTVAAAAEGRDALVKAIYGHIFEYVVEVINRTLHKDQQLSSNSVGILDIFGFENFENNSFEQLCINYANENLQQFFVRHIFKLEQEQYEKEGITWTNINYKDNQDNLDMIGLKPMNLLSLIDEESKFPKGTDITLLSKLSNNHSNNNCYITPKSSHEHSFGVKHFAGDVTYQVKGFLDKNRDLLTTDVKEMVLDSSNVFLKGLFGTEVVSTQSGSRKTVSLSYKFKTSLDALMKTLYACHPFFVRCIKPNEFKKPRLFDRALCVRQLRYAGLMETAKIRQAGFPIRYSYSEFVHRYRLIVPDIPPAEKTDCKNATKKICTEVLKDQEFRLGHTKVFLKDMHDAILEELRHKVLINAVIKVQANARRFIHRMRFLKMRQAAITLQKHFRARGYRNRYLVMKRGYLRVQAVVRSRELRKTFINMRKFFRKLQAHSRGYLIRILIKDKGHIIKAKLVQFKKEKEELERSGQADTKGAEDDYEKKVTELMRSIWIVKDVPVENQRHSTAVIDDRYVDDVFGFLKDTATPAGTVRVPRYGITSKPVVSNVIPLPQEQEDEEEFDEFNFRKFAATYFSGNTSHQYSRKPLKQSLLELPSPMDKMASHALWITILRFMGDMAEPKYVDDKIDNVPVMTKLSDTLGRAFQKSKDFELLKLKEMNNGHDSRNKLIQKTLKRQNKFNDELMMNLMKDEINNDMYNNWLNARRSTNLEKLHFIIGHGIIRKELRDEIFCQLCKQLTNNPSKASHARGWILLSLCVGCFPPSERFVKYLRSFIRSGPPGYAPYCEGRLVRTFKNGPRAQPPSWLELQATKTKKPILLTVTLMDESTKTVQSDSATTSEEVCQQIAENINLNDMFGFSLYITLYDKVLSLGSEGEHIMDAISQCEQFAKEQGTPEKSAPWRLFYRKEVFTPWHNPAEDPVATNLIYHQIAKGVKFGEYRCDAEKDLAIIAAQQHYIEYGPRIDPNILRKVIVNYIPNHFIQSNDVALTKWEHLVTKAFESSQSIQSKIDPLRCKEDIVIFAKLKWPMLFSRFFEAVKIKGEMINKDVVIIAVNWTGIYVVDQLEHILLEMSFAEVTYVAYNADKDYDNVGTITLRTIQQEEFVFQSVDASEMSSLIIYLIDGLKRRSIYVVAQSDAQGYSDASSFLQYKKGDLITLLQDCTGETLMNATWGHGACNGQEGLFPTEQVYILPTMSVPSNTILEIFKKGNITTDKKASKYNTIQRKRMHTLEKYSKENFRENYDINATIRSTSTLIPAKKAITGDLWAHTRDPIRKPLLKKLLGDEKVEKCAIAMFIGILKYMGDMPAPKARNVTEYTDEIFRSGGTDVGLRDEAYCQIMKQLTNNRIQLSEERGWELMWLATGVFAPGQSLLKELVDFLKTRPHPIAKECLKRVFRIQKSGPRMYAPYVVEVEAIQHRSMQIYHKVYFPDDTDEAFEVDSSTKAKDLCEQIAGRLNIKNSDGFSLFVKITDKVFSVPENYYFFDFVHELVEWMKASRPIRAAGSQLQLNYQIFFMKKLWINTVPGRDKNADQIFYFPQELPKYLRGYHKTSKQDLVDLASLIYRARFGSDQSLLPQIGQMLEEFIPPDMVRSQSASSWKSSIAAAYLKHGIMTENEAKEQFLKKIYQLPTFGTAFFEVKQTSDPSYPELVVIGINKNGVSVIHPQSRDILVTHPFSQLSNWSSGNTFFHMTMGNFLRGTKILCETSLGYKMDDLISSYIAVLRQSLKEKQ; encoded by the exons ATGGCAGACAGGATCCAGTTATcg GATCTAGTCTGGCTAAAACCAGAAAATGCCACAGAGTTCGACCTTCCCATAGCTGTGAAGATATTAAACAGTTCGGGCGACAGAATCCAAGTACGAGATGACGATGGCAAGGTGTTTTCCACTTCAGTACACAATGTCCTTAAACCTTTGCACTCCTCCTCTGTTACGGGGGTGGAAGACATGATCACGCTGGGAGAGCTGCAAGAACACACTATTCTGAGGAACCTCCATGTGCGGTACAATCAGCAACTGATCTAT ACATACACCGGATCAATGTTAATAGCAATCAACCCATACGAAATCCTGCCAATATACACAATGGATCAGATACATTTCTATCAAGAGAGAGGAATGGGCGAGATTCCGCCACACATCTTTGCCATCGGTGACAACTCATACAGAGAGCTGTTAGATACTGCGTCCAACCAGTGCATTGTCATCAG TGGAGAAAGTGGCGCTGGAAAAACAGAAAGTACAAAATTATTGCTACAATATTTAGCAGCCGCTAGTGGTAAACATTCTTGGATCGAGCAACAAATCCAGGAGACCAATCCAATCCTTGAGGCATTTGGAAATGCTAAAACTGTCAGAAATGATAATTCATCTAGATTCGGTAAATacatcaatatttattttagtaacaaAGGTGTAATTGAAGGCGCCAACATAGATCAGTATTTACTGGAAAAAACCCGTATTGTTTTTCAAAGTAATGGTGAAAGAAATTACCACATATTCTATTCTCTGGTGACTGGATTAGCGGccgatgaaaaaaaaaaactagagctAGGTCATCCAGCTGAATACAACTATTTGAACTCGGGTAACATGCTAACAGCCGACGGTCGCAATGATGGCGTAGAATTTGCTGACATTAGATCAGCGTTCAAAGTTCTTAACTTCCCCGACAACGAAGTGTGGGGAATCTTCAGCCTTCTTGCAGCAATCTTGCACCTCGgaaatttaaaattcaaatcatttaatttcaataatatcgAATCATCTGAAGTTTCTGACGCGGTGAATGCAAATAGAATTGCAGCACTCCTAGGGGTGAACAAAACCAAGCTCTGTGACGCCTTGACGAGGAAAACTTTTGTAGCACACGGGGACAAAGTTATTTCAACACTTACAGTGGCTGCAGCCGCGGAAGGTCGGGATGCCCTTGTTAAAGCCATATACGGCCATATATTCGAATATGTAGTAGAAGTTATTAACAGAACATTGCACAAAGACCAACAGCTGTCCAGCAATTCCGTTGGTATATTAGATATTTTTGGGTTTGAAAATTTCGAAAACAACAGTTTTGAGCAACTCTGCATCAACTATGCCAACGAAAACTTGCAACAGTTCTTTGTAAGGCATATTTTCAAGCTTGAACAGGAGCAATACGAGAAAGAGGGCATTACTTGGACTAACATTAATTACAAGGATAATCAAGATAATCTGGACATGATCGGGCTAAAGCCAATGAATTTACTGTCACTCATCGATGAAGAATCGAAATTTCCAAAGGGAACTGATATAACACTTTTATCGAAGCTTAGTAACAATCATAGCAACAACAATTGCTATattactccaaaatcaagccATGAACACAGCTTTGGGGTGAAACACTTTGCTGGAGATGTCACTTACCAAGTAAAAG GCTTCCTGGATAAAAATAGAGATTTGCTGACAACAGATGTTAAAGAGATGGTTCTGGATTCTAGTAACGTCTTCTTAAAAGGCTTGTTTGGTACTGAAGTCGTCTCTACCCAAAGTGGCAGTCGGAAGACGGTATCACTCAGCTACAAGTTCAAAACATCTCTTGATGCTCTAATGAAAACTTTGTATGCCTGTCATCCTTTTTTTGTCAGGTGTATCAAACCGAATGAATTTAAAAAGCCACGA CTATTTGATAGAGCTCTATGTGTTCGCCAGTTACGATATGCTGGATTAATGGAAACTGCTAAAATAAGACAAGCAGGATTTCCGATTCGCTATTCTTATTCAGAATTCGTCCACCGGTATCGACTAATCGTACCAGACATCCCGCCGGCTGAGAAAACAGACTGTAAAAATGCTACAAAGAAGATTTGCACGGAAGTATTGAAAGATCAAGAGTTCAGGCTTGGCCACACAAAAGTTTTCCTCAAGGACATGCATGATGCGATACTGGAAGAGTTGAGGCATAAAGTGCTTATAAATGCAGTGATCAAAGTACAAGCTAATGCTAGACGATTCATTCACAGAATGAGGTTCTTAAAGATGCGACAGGCTGCTATCACGCTGCAAAAGCACTTCCGCGCTCGTGGATATAGAAACAGATACTTAGTAATGAAGAGAGGGTATTTGAGAGTGCAGGCGGTAGTTCGATCGAGGGAACTGAGAAAGACCTTCATAAACATGAGGAAGTTCTTTAGGAAACTCCAAGCACACAGCAGAGGCTATCTTATTAGGATACTTATTAAAGATAAAGGTCATATCATTAAGGCTAAGTTGGTACAATTTaagaaagaaaaagaagaacTAGAGCGGTCTGGGCAAGCTGATACTAAAGGTGCTGAGGATGATTATGAAAAGAAAGTAACAGAACTTATGAGATCCATCTGGATTGTTAAGGACGTTCCAGTTGAGAACCAGCGTCATAGCACAGCGGTTATTGATGACAGATATGTTGATGATGTGTTTGGATTCTTAAAGGATACAGCAACGCCGGCTGGTACTGTTCGCGTGCCTAGATACGGAATT ACTTCTAAACCAGTAGTGTCAAACGTAATTCCACTCCCACAAGAACAAGAGGACGAGGAAGAGTTTGACGAATTCAACTTTAGAAAGTTTGCTGCTACATACTTTTCGGGCAATACTAGTCATCAGTATTCGAGGAAGCCTTTGAAGCAATCTTTGCTGGAACTTCCATCCCCTATGGACAAAATGGCGTCACATGCTTTGTGGATTACTATATTAAGATTCATGGGAGACATGGCTGAGCCAAAATATGTGGATGATAAAATTGACAATGTTCCCGTTATGACCAAATTGTCTGACACGCTCGGTCGTGCTTTCCAGAAAAGCAAAGACTTTGAG CTCTTGAAATTGAAAGAAATGAACAATGGTCATGATAGTAGAAACAAACTAATTCAAAAGACACTGAAACGACAGAACAAATTCAACGATGAGTTAATGATGAATTTGATGAAAGATGAAATTAATAatgatatgtataataattgGTTGAATGCTCGAAGAAGCACTAATCTGGAAAAACTACACTTTATAATAGGCCATGGCATCATCAGAAAGGAACTGAG AGATGAAATTTTCTGCCAATTATGCAAACAACTAACCAATAATCCCTCTAAGGCCTCTCATGCAAGGGGGTGGATCCTGCTCTCTTTATGTGTTGGATGTTTTCCACCGTCCGAAAGATTCGTCAAGTACCTAAGGTCGTTTATACGCAGCGGCCCTCCTGGATACGCTCCTTATTGTGAAGGAAGACTTGTAAGAACATTTAAAAATGGCCCTCGTGCTCAGCCACCCAGTTGGTTAGAGTTGCAGGCAACCAAAACCAAGAAACCCATCCTTCTTACTGTTACTTTAATGGATGAATCCACGAAAACTGTGCAATCTGACTCAGCGACAACATCTGAGGAGGTGTGCCAACAGATTGCAGAAAATATTAACTTGAATGATATGTTCGGATTCTCATTGTATATCACTCTTTACGATAAAGTGCTGTCGTTAGGTAGTGAAGGAGAACATATTATGGATGCAATTTCGCAGTGTGAACAATTCGCAAAAGAGCAGGGGACGCCAGAAAAGAGTGCCCCGTGGAGGCTGTTTTATAGAAAAGAAGTATTCACCCCATGGCACAATCCTGCAGAAGATCCTGTGGCTACTAACTTAATTTACCACCAGATCGCTAAGGGCGTAAAGTTTGGTGAATATAGATGTGATGCAGAAAAAGATTTGGCCATAATTGCTGCTCAACAACATTACATTGAATACGGACCTCGCATAGATCCAAATATTTTAAGAAAAGTTATTGTCAATTATATTCCAAATCACTTTATACAGTCCAACGATGTAGCATTGACTAAATGGGAACACCTTGTTACAAAAGCGTTTGAATCTTCGCAAAGTATTCAGTCTAAGATAGATCCGTTGCGATGCAAAGAAGATATAGTAATATTTGCTAAGTTAAAATGGCCTATGCTATTCTCCAGATTCTTCGAGGCGGTTAAAATTAAAGGAGAAATGATTAATAAGGATGTAGTAATAATTGCTGTGAACTGGACTGGAATTTACGTTGTTGACCAGTTAGAACACATACTTTTAGAAATGTCCTTTGCTGAAGTTACCTACGTTGCTTACAATGCTGATAAAGATTATGACAACGTGGGGACTATAACGTTAAGAACGATACAGCAGGAAGAATTCGTATTTCAAAGTGTAGATGCGAGTGAGATGAGTTCACTGATCATCTACTTAATTGACGGTTTAAAGAGAAGGTCAATATATGTTGTAGCTCAAAGTGATGCACAAGGTTACAGTGACGCCTCCTCGTTCTTGCAATATAAGAAGGGAGACCTTATAACACTTTTGCAAGATTGTACTGGAGAAACACTTATGAACGCTACTTGGGGACACGGAGCGTGCAACGGACAAGAAGGTCTGTTCCCAACCGAGCAAGTATATATTTTGCCAACCATGTCAGTACCTTCAAATACAATATTAGAAATCTTCAAAAAGGGCAACATCACCACTGACAAAAAAGCGTCCAAGTACAATACTATTCAAAGAAAACGTATGCATACTTTAGAGAAATACTCCAAGGAAAATTTTAGAGAAAATTACGATATAAATGCCACAATTCGCAGCACATCAACATTAATTCCAGCTAAGAAGGCAATCACCGGTGACTTGTGGGCTCACACCCGTGATCCTATTCGAAAACCACTGCTTAAGAAATTATTAGGCGATGAAAAAGTTGAGAAATGTGCAATTGCTATGTTCATCGGTATCCTAAAATACATGGGAGACATGCCAGCACCGAAAGCGAGAAACGTTACCGAATACACAGATGAGATATTCAGATCGGGTGGAACCGATGTCGGCTTGCGAGATGAAGCATATTGTCAAATCATGAAACAGTTGACGAACAATAGGATACAGTTGAGCGAAGAACGCGGATGGGAACTCATGTGGCTCGCTACTGGCGTCTTTGCCCCTGGACAGTCGTTGTTAAAAGAACTGGTAGATTTTCTGAAGACTCGACCGCATCCCATAGCTAAGGAATGTCTCAAACGCGTATTCAGAATACAAAAGAGTGGCCCCAGAATGTATGCTCCATATGTGGTAGAAGTAGAAGCGATACAGCACAGAAGCATGCAGATATACCACAAAGTTTACTTCCCAGATGACACAGATGAAGCCTTTGAAGTAGACTCTTCGACCAAGGCGAAAGATCTTTGTGAACAGATTGCTGGAAGACTAAATATAAAGAACAGCGACGGCTTCAGCTTGTTCGTCAAAATAACTGACAAAGTGTTCTCTGTTCCGGAAAATTATTACTTCTTTGATTTCGTACACGAGCTTGTCGAATGGATGAAGGCATCACGGCCTATTCGCGCCG CTGGATCACAATTGCAATTAAACTATCAAATTTTCTTCATGAAGAAGCTTTGGATCAACACAGTTCCTGGCAGAGACAAGAATGCTGACCAGATATTCTATTTCCCTCAAGAACTACCTAAGTACTTGCGAGGATACCACAAAACCTCTAAACAGGATCTAGTTGATTTAGCCAGCCTTATTTACAGAGCACGGTTTGGAAGCGACCAGTCATTGCTACCTCAAATTGGCCAGATGCTAGAAGAATTTATACCTCCTGACATGGTTAGGTCTCAATCGGCCTCTTCATGGAAGTCGAGTATTGCTGCAGCATATTTAAAACATGGAATTATGACTGAAAATGAAGCTAAAGAacagtttttgaaaaaaatataccagTTGCCGACATTTGGAACTGCGTTCTTTGAAGTCAAACAGACGTCGGACCCATCTTATCCTGAGTTGGTAGTAATTGGGATCAACAAAAACGGTGTCAGCGTTATTCACCCTCAAAGTCGA GATATACTGGTGACTCATCCTTTCTCTCAACTTTCGAATTGGTCCTCTGGGAATACCTTTTTCCACATGACCATGGGTAACTTCTTAAGAGGAACGAAGATTCTGTGCGAAACTTCTTTAGGATACAAAATGGACGACCTGATTTCATCATACATTGCTGTTTTACGTCAATCATTGAAGGAAAAACAATAA